CAGGCGCTGCATGGGGGATTATGCAAAATGGAAAAGTTTTTTTAATTCCTGTTACAGTAATTGTGTCAATTGCACTGGTATATTTCATGTCTAAGTCAAAAAATAAGATGTTTAAGGCATCAATTTCAATGATATTAGGCGGAGCATTGGGGAATTTAATAGACAGGGCTTTTAGAAAAGGCGGAGTTGTAGATTTTTTGGATTTCCATTTTGGAACATACAATTTTCCAACTTTTAATGTTGCAGATTCATTTATAGTTATAGGCACAATACTTTTATCTATTTATATTTTATTTGTTATGAAGGATGAAAAGGTTTTATCTAAGGAATAAGATTTGTGAGGAATAAATTAGGAAGATGGGTATAGATATGGAAGAAATAAAGCTGGTATCTGAAGAAAGTGGAGTGAGAATAGATGCCTGGATTTCAAGCAGGCTTAAGGAGTATTCTCGTTCATACATACAAAAACTTTTAAATGATGGGCATGTTTTGGTAAATGGTTCTTTAGTTAAATCCAATTACAAGATCAAATCAAGTGATGAAATAACAGTTCAAATTCCAGAACCTGAAGTACTTGATATAGTACCTGAGAATATTGAAATTCCTGTTCTTTATGAGGATGAACATGTGTTGGTGGTTAATAAGCCTAAGGGTATGGTAGTTCACCCGGCTGCAGGCAACTACTCAGGTACTTTGGTGAATGCATTGATGGATTACTGCGGAGACAGTTTATCAAGTATAAACGGCGTAATAAGGCCAGGTATAGTTCACAGGATTGATAAGGATACTTCAGGGGTGTTGGTGGTTGCAAAGAGCAATGAAGCACACGAAAAACTGTCTTTAAAACTTAAAGACCATGATATAAACCGGGTTTATGTTGCACTGGTACATGGCATTATAAGGGAAGAGTCAGGAAAGATAGACGCTCCTATAGGAAGACATCCGGTTGATAGAAAGAAGATGGCCGTAAATACAAATAACGGTAGAAGAGCAGTAACGTATTTTAAGGTACTTGAAAGATTCAAGGATGCTACCTTGGTTGAGGTAAAGTTAGAAACAGGCAGAACACATCAGATAAGGGTTCATATGTCCTATATAGGCTATCCTATTATTGGGGACACAGTTTACGGAAAGAAAAAGGATAAGTATGATATAGGCGGACAAGCGCTCCATGCCAAAACTTTAGGTTTTGTTCATCCTGTGAAAAATGAATACATGGAGTTTGAAGCGGAGCTCCCTGAATACTTTAAAAAATTATTGGAAGAGTTAAGATGGGATAAATAGCAAGTTAAAATCAAATACCTACTTATAAAATACCTATAAAAATACCTATTTGGCAAGATTTATCTTTCCAAGATAGATTTTATGTGCTATAATATGGGCTGTAAATTTAACAATGGGGGGAAAAACGATGAAACATGTTAAGACTATAAATGGTTCAACATTAAAAGACAGTCTTAAAAAAGGCGGTTGCGGCGAATGCCAGACTTCATGCCAGTCAGCTTGCAAAACTTCATGTACTGTTGCTAATCAGAGTTGCGAAAAGAAATAATACAATAGTTAGGCTGTTAATTAATAGTAATAACAAAGAGTGAAAGGAAGGTTAAGCCTTTCACTTTTTAGTTATTGTAGTGTTAAGGAGATTGATTTATGATCCACAAGTTTTCGTTATTTGGAACAAATATTGTTGTTGATGTGAATAGCGGTTCAGTTCAT
This window of the Acetivibrio cellulolyticus CD2 genome carries:
- the lspA gene encoding signal peptidase II, producing the protein MIWAAIIIAIIGFDQFTKYMVINSIGFGERIPIIDGFFYLAHWQNTGAAWGIMQNGKVFLIPVTVIVSIALVYFMSKSKNKMFKASISMILGGALGNLIDRAFRKGGVVDFLDFHFGTYNFPTFNVADSFIVIGTILLSIYILFVMKDEKVLSKE
- a CDS encoding RluA family pseudouridine synthase translates to MEEIKLVSEESGVRIDAWISSRLKEYSRSYIQKLLNDGHVLVNGSLVKSNYKIKSSDEITVQIPEPEVLDIVPENIEIPVLYEDEHVLVVNKPKGMVVHPAAGNYSGTLVNALMDYCGDSLSSINGVIRPGIVHRIDKDTSGVLVVAKSNEAHEKLSLKLKDHDINRVYVALVHGIIREESGKIDAPIGRHPVDRKKMAVNTNNGRRAVTYFKVLERFKDATLVEVKLETGRTHQIRVHMSYIGYPIIGDTVYGKKKDKYDIGGQALHAKTLGFVHPVKNEYMEFEAELPEYFKKLLEELRWDK
- the scfA gene encoding six-cysteine ranthipeptide SCIFF, giving the protein MKHVKTINGSTLKDSLKKGGCGECQTSCQSACKTSCTVANQSCEKK